Part of the Aquimarina sp. MAR_2010_214 genome is shown below.
TTTATTATGTATGCTTTAAAAGAGATGTATTCTATTTTAATATTATATTTTCCAGGGGGAACTTCTATAACAAAATTTCCTTCTGCATTGGTGATTCCACCCGTAATGGTTTTTTGATTTACAGAGTTTATGATTGCTATTGTAGCAAACTCTAAAGGTTGTTTATATACTTTTTCTATTACCTTACCGCTAAGAGTTAGTTGTTTTGACATTTGTGCTTGTAAAGACATAATACAGCTTAACAAGAATATAAACGCTATTTTTTTCATCCTGACTAGTTTTTTAATTTTGGTCAAAAATGATTGTTTTATGAGTATGGGTTTTGAGTTATCGACCAATACCAGCAAAAAATCGTCGGATGATAAAAGATGATGAGTAAGAGATATTCGTCGTTTATTTTAACTGATTCAGGCAGTTTTTTTATGAATTCGTCTACTTCATTCATTTAAAGGCAATACAGGCTTTATTTTTGAATTGGGAATTAAAAATAATACCCAATATTGGCCATAATCATCGAAAAATGGGAGCATCTGCCGCCGAGTTCCTATATAAAAAGTAGTTGGCCTATAGTAAAAGATCTCTTCAAAAAAGCAGTAATTTGGAGTAAAATTATTGAATAATATTTTTTAGAGAATAAGTCGTATATAACAGCATATTTAGATTATGAATTTTAAAAAATTAAAAGAAGATTTTAGACAGTCAAGATTATCTTTCCATATTATATTTTGGTTGGTCGTGTTATTGTTTTTTATGGTTAGAGATGATTTTGAAGAAAATCATACAATGGTCGCTTCTTTGGTGTATAAGATTTGCATTATGATTCCCCAAATATTGGCATCTTATTCTTTGACATACATTTTGGTTCCCAAATTTATTTACACCAAAAAATATGTGCGTTTTACGATCTTAATGCTTCTTAGTGCTTACATATTTAGTGCGTTAAGTAGAGTTCTAATAGTTCATGTAGCAGAACCATTGGTACGAATACCTCCGTTTACTCAAGAAACGGTCGCTCAAATTTTTCTGGATGTAAAATTTTTGATGGCACACTATTTTCCTAGTATTTATATAGCAGCACTAATTTTTCTGGCAGTTCAGTTTATAGTAGATATTTCTAAGGTGAAACAGCAAAATTTGTTATTAGAAAAAGAGAAAGTAGGAGCAGAATTAAAAATGCTTAAGACTCAATTACATCCTCATTTTCTATTTAATACACTTAATAATATTTATATGTTGTCTTTGGATAATTCTCCAAAAACTCCAGAATCAATAAGTAAACTATCAGAGATATTGGATTATGTGCTATATAGATGTAATACTAAATTTGTTTCTGTTACAAACGAAATTTCTTTTCTAGAAAATTATATCGCCCTTGAAAAACTAAGATATGACGATCGTTTGCAGGTGACATTTAATACATCA
Proteins encoded:
- a CDS encoding sensor histidine kinase, producing MNFKKLKEDFRQSRLSFHIIFWLVVLLFFMVRDDFEENHTMVASLVYKICIMIPQILASYSLTYILVPKFIYTKKYVRFTILMLLSAYIFSALSRVLIVHVAEPLVRIPPFTQETVAQIFLDVKFLMAHYFPSIYIAALIFLAVQFIVDISKVKQQNLLLEKEKVGAELKMLKTQLHPHFLFNTLNNIYMLSLDNSPKTPESISKLSEILDYVLYRCNTKFVSVTNEISFLENYIALEKLRYDDRLQVTFNTSLEKDIEIAPLILLPLVENAFKHGAGEDSGSPKIDISISYQDTIFTFVVANSIANSTQEGVKESIGLNNIKQQLDLIYPNGYILNIDEKESLFTVTLELTV